TTGGCTCGAATCTTCTTGATCTGCTCGAGATTTTTGGGTTCCCCTGCAAAGGCACCGTTTAAATCCACAAGATGGAGCCAGCGTGAGCCCATCTCTTCAAATCTTTTGGCCACTTGCCACGGTTCGTCACTATAGATCTTTGCACTCTCCATCAAACCTTTTGTTAAACGGACCGCTTTTCCGTCTTTTAGATCGATTGCCGGTAAGATTTCCATCTACAACTCCACAAAATTTTTCAAGATTTTCAAGCCGTTCTCGTGCGATTTTTCGGGATGGGGCTGAAGGCCAAAAACGTTGCCATTTTGAACGGCACTGACAAACTCATATCCATAGAGTGTTTTTCCTATCACATATTTTTCATCGCAAACGGCATGGTAACTATGAACAAAATAGAGATAAAAGGCCTTTGGAAGCCCCGAAAAAAGTGGGGTCTCTTTTTGCACAAAAAGCTCATTCCAGCCCATATGAGGGACTTTCAGCCTTTGATCAAAACGGCTCCTATCAAAAGGAATGACTTCACCTTCAATCAATCCCAGGCCTTCATGCTCTCCAAACTCGTAACTTTTGTTAAACAACAGTTGCATTCCAAGACAGATGCCTAGCATATTCCGGCCACTTTT
The Nitratiruptor sp. SB155-2 genome window above contains:
- the hisH gene encoding imidazole glycerol phosphate synthase subunit HisH, yielding MKIAIIDYNMGNLRSVSNAFEKIGYPAIIEKDPDKLKNYDKVILPGVGAFGDAMEHLEGSGLKEAILDFAKSGRNMLGICLGMQLLFNKSYEFGEHEGLGLIEGEVIPFDRSRFDQRLKVPHMGWNELFVQKETPLFSGLPKAFYLYFVHSYHAVCDEKYVIGKTLYGYEFVSAVQNGNVFGLQPHPEKSHENGLKILKNFVEL